A genome region from Maridesulfovibrio salexigens DSM 2638 includes the following:
- a CDS encoding sigma 54-interacting transcriptional regulator produces MVENKKYKLLFRDRIGIVFDITKLMLEHKLNIISMEVEQKDGFAQISVEIEGGHTLDTEEMLTLFSSLPGIDSQNKLKRLPQEKREKWFRTLFDGMSEGIVSVNSRGMINTANSVACRILNTPYESLVNTYVGEITPKDNLLMECMEKRIPVNRRKSAVTSTGRVDFYGSAKPIHDSQGDFVGAVLLMKDLQEVKAMVDAVMPPIDFKFDDFIGESPAIKNLITFAKRIAELDTIVSITGESGTGKELFARAIHFESGRPGPFIPINCAALPEQLIESELFGYIDGAFTGARKKGKPGLFEAAQNGTIFLDEIGDMPPGPQAKILRVLQEGCVRRIGGVEEIPVNARVITATNKNLNDMVAAGDFREDLFYRINVLNIQIPPLRERHTDITLMAGKFLNRFNRKLEKKEQTISIAGQQKLMNYSWPGNVRELQNVIERASIFSNSNEISANSLEFQAAVELRAAMQGYTHHSHARRVPERHGR; encoded by the coding sequence ATGGTTGAAAACAAAAAGTATAAGCTTCTTTTTAGGGACCGTATCGGGATCGTTTTTGATATCACCAAACTCATGCTGGAGCATAAGCTGAACATAATCAGCATGGAAGTTGAGCAAAAAGACGGATTTGCCCAGATTTCTGTTGAAATTGAGGGAGGACACACCCTTGATACTGAAGAAATGCTGACTTTATTCTCTTCACTGCCCGGAATCGACAGCCAGAATAAACTCAAAAGACTCCCACAGGAAAAAAGGGAAAAATGGTTCCGGACCCTCTTTGACGGCATGAGCGAAGGGATTGTTTCTGTGAACTCCAGAGGGATGATCAACACCGCAAACAGCGTTGCCTGCCGCATCTTGAACACGCCCTATGAAAGCCTTGTAAACACATATGTCGGTGAAATTACGCCTAAAGACAACCTGCTTATGGAGTGCATGGAAAAAAGGATTCCAGTCAACAGAAGGAAGTCCGCAGTTACCAGCACCGGCCGTGTAGACTTTTACGGATCAGCAAAACCCATCCACGACTCACAAGGCGATTTTGTCGGAGCTGTCCTGCTTATGAAAGATCTGCAGGAAGTAAAAGCAATGGTTGATGCTGTCATGCCCCCCATCGATTTCAAATTTGACGACTTCATCGGCGAGAGTCCGGCCATCAAGAACCTGATCACCTTTGCCAAACGCATTGCAGAACTGGACACCATCGTCTCCATCACCGGGGAAAGCGGAACAGGTAAAGAACTTTTCGCACGGGCCATCCACTTTGAAAGCGGCAGACCCGGCCCCTTCATTCCCATCAACTGTGCGGCCCTGCCCGAACAACTAATTGAAAGCGAACTCTTCGGTTACATTGACGGAGCATTCACCGGAGCCAGAAAAAAAGGCAAACCCGGACTCTTTGAAGCAGCACAGAACGGAACAATTTTTCTTGATGAGATCGGTGATATGCCTCCCGGACCACAGGCCAAGATCCTGAGAGTCCTGCAAGAAGGTTGCGTACGCCGAATTGGTGGTGTGGAAGAGATTCCGGTCAATGCAAGAGTTATCACCGCAACAAATAAGAACCTAAACGACATGGTTGCTGCCGGAGATTTTCGGGAAGACCTTTTTTACCGCATAAACGTCCTGAACATCCAAATCCCACCTCTGCGCGAGAGACATACAGACATAACACTCATGGCCGGTAAATTCCTTAACCGCTTCAACCGCAAGCTGGAAAAGAAGGAACAGACTATCAGCATAGCAGGGCAGCAAAAGCTGATGAATTACAGCTGGCCGGGCAATGTACGCGAATTACAAAATGTCATTGAACGAGCTTCAATCTTCAGCAACTCAAACGAAATTTCCGCAAATTCACTTGAATTCCAAGCAGCAGTCGAATTGCGGGCAGCAATGCAAGGCTATACCCACCACAGTCACGCTAGGAGAGTCCCTGAAAGACATGGTCGGTAA
- a CDS encoding TyrR/PhhR family helix-turn-helix DNA-binding protein: MVGKYEMQILLETLNSSDSIRKAAKKLGISHTALLKKIEKHQLRNESRVLPWEPATPVS, encoded by the coding sequence ATGGTCGGTAAATACGAAATGCAAATACTCCTTGAAACCCTCAACTCTTCAGACAGTATACGCAAGGCGGCTAAAAAACTGGGCATATCTCACACAGCATTGCTCAAAAAAATTGAAAAGCACCAGCTGCGCAACGAAAGCAGAGTCCTCCCTTGGGAACCTGCAACACCCGTCAGCTAA
- the ald gene encoding alanine dehydrogenase, translating to MKVGILKEIKSEENRVSMTPSGVEVMIANGHELWVEKSAGVGSGFSDEDYIAAGAKIIDTPAEIYAECEMVMHVKEPQASEYDMVREDQIVFTYFHFAPDEPLTRAFVKNKSIAIAYETVEGDKGDLPLLTPMSEVAGRMSIQQGAKYLERYYGGRGMLMGGVTGVTPANVVVIGGGVVGTNAAMMACGLGAKVTILDMNLERLRYLSEIMPKNCFPMMSSPALLRDLVQEADVVVGAVLVAGAKAPKLVNREMLKTMKNGSVIVDVAIDQGGCFETSKPTTHGDPVYDVEGVIHYCVANMPGAVPMTSTMALTNATLPYALEIANKGWKKAAQDSRAIRTGLNMVGGKVTYKGVAEAFDLEYTPVEGVLYDN from the coding sequence ATGAAAGTTGGTATCTTGAAAGAAATCAAATCAGAAGAGAACAGAGTTTCCATGACACCATCAGGTGTTGAAGTCATGATCGCAAACGGTCATGAGTTGTGGGTTGAAAAATCCGCAGGTGTAGGTAGCGGTTTTTCCGATGAAGACTACATTGCTGCCGGTGCAAAGATCATCGACACCCCCGCTGAAATCTATGCGGAATGTGAAATGGTCATGCACGTTAAAGAACCTCAGGCTTCTGAATACGACATGGTTCGCGAAGACCAGATCGTTTTCACTTACTTCCACTTTGCTCCTGATGAGCCCCTGACCCGTGCATTCGTTAAAAACAAGTCCATAGCTATCGCTTACGAAACCGTAGAAGGCGATAAAGGCGACCTGCCCCTGCTCACCCCCATGTCTGAAGTTGCCGGTCGCATGTCCATTCAGCAGGGCGCTAAGTACCTCGAACGCTACTACGGCGGACGCGGCATGCTCATGGGCGGAGTTACCGGTGTTACTCCCGCAAACGTTGTTGTTATCGGCGGCGGTGTAGTTGGTACCAACGCAGCAATGATGGCCTGCGGTCTGGGCGCCAAAGTAACTATCCTCGACATGAACCTCGAAAGACTGCGCTACCTCTCCGAAATCATGCCTAAGAACTGCTTCCCCATGATGAGCAGCCCCGCTCTGCTGCGTGATCTGGTTCAGGAAGCTGACGTTGTTGTCGGCGCAGTTCTGGTTGCCGGTGCCAAAGCACCTAAACTGGTTAACCGCGAAATGCTTAAAACCATGAAAAACGGTTCCGTAATCGTCGACGTTGCCATTGACCAGGGTGGTTGTTTTGAGACCTCCAAGCCCACCACACACGGCGATCCCGTTTACGACGTTGAAGGCGTTATCCACTACTGCGTAGCCAACATGCCCGGTGCAGTGCCCATGACTTCCACCATGGCTCTGACCAACGCCACCCTCCCCTATGCACTCGAAATCGCAAACAAGGGATGGAAAAAAGCAGCTCAGGACAGCCGCGCTATCAGAACCGGTCTGAACATGGTCGGCGGCAAGGTTACTTACAAGGGAGTAGCTGAAGCATTCGACCTCGAATACACCCCCGTTGAAGGCGTTCTTTACGACAACTAA
- a CDS encoding alanine/glycine:cation symporter family protein: protein MEFLTLLDGLVGKIGAFAWGPPMLVLLVGTGIWLTFSLRGLQFRKLWYALYLALVKRKEETDEPGDITHFQALMTALSATVGTGNIAGVATAIAVGGPGALFWMWMTGLVGMATKYAEAVLAVKYRVVDENGEMGGGPMYYISKGLNMPWLGTLFAIFASIAAFGIGNMVQSNSVADAVEATYGLSPYITGLVLTVLTAAVILGGIKKIGKVTGLLVPVMIVFYMAGASYIILIKIAEVPAALAFIVEQAFNPTAAVGGFAGSTIMLAVRMGVARGVFSNESGLGSAPIAAAAAQTKQPVTQALVSMTQTFIDTIIVCTMTGLVLILTGTWSSGATGAELTTIGFGAGFSGGEHVVTIGLILFAYSTILGWCYYGEKSIEYLFGVKAVLPYRIVFICFVGIGAIAKLSFVWNLSDTFNGLMAIPNLVGLLLLTPVVVSETKKYFARQEEKSASMETSTATENEK from the coding sequence ATGGAATTCTTGACTTTACTGGACGGACTGGTTGGAAAAATAGGGGCCTTTGCTTGGGGCCCGCCCATGTTGGTTCTGCTTGTCGGAACCGGAATCTGGTTAACTTTCTCTCTGCGCGGACTGCAGTTCAGAAAATTGTGGTACGCCCTTTACCTTGCTCTCGTAAAACGCAAGGAAGAAACAGATGAGCCCGGCGACATCACTCACTTTCAGGCCCTGATGACCGCCCTTTCCGCAACTGTCGGAACCGGTAACATTGCCGGTGTTGCAACAGCCATCGCAGTAGGTGGCCCCGGCGCACTGTTCTGGATGTGGATGACCGGCCTCGTAGGCATGGCCACCAAGTACGCGGAAGCTGTTCTGGCTGTTAAATACAGGGTAGTTGATGAAAACGGCGAAATGGGCGGTGGTCCCATGTACTACATCTCCAAGGGCCTCAACATGCCCTGGCTGGGAACCCTCTTCGCAATCTTCGCATCCATCGCCGCTTTCGGTATCGGTAACATGGTTCAGTCCAACTCCGTTGCCGACGCAGTTGAAGCAACCTACGGCCTTTCCCCCTATATTACCGGTCTCGTACTGACAGTCCTGACCGCTGCAGTTATCCTCGGCGGTATTAAAAAGATCGGTAAAGTTACCGGACTTCTCGTTCCCGTCATGATCGTTTTCTACATGGCCGGTGCGTCCTACATCATTCTGATCAAAATCGCCGAAGTTCCCGCAGCCCTTGCTTTCATCGTAGAGCAGGCTTTCAACCCCACCGCCGCAGTTGGCGGATTCGCAGGTTCCACCATCATGCTGGCTGTCCGCATGGGTGTTGCCCGCGGTGTATTCTCCAACGAATCCGGTCTCGGTAGTGCCCCTATTGCAGCAGCTGCAGCCCAGACCAAGCAGCCCGTAACTCAGGCTCTGGTATCCATGACCCAGACCTTCATCGATACTATCATCGTCTGTACCATGACCGGCCTCGTACTGATCCTCACCGGCACCTGGTCCAGCGGTGCTACCGGCGCAGAACTGACCACTATCGGTTTCGGTGCAGGTTTCTCCGGCGGTGAACACGTTGTTACCATCGGCCTGATTCTTTTCGCCTACTCCACCATCCTCGGCTGGTGTTACTACGGTGAAAAATCCATTGAATACCTCTTCGGCGTAAAAGCAGTACTGCCCTATCGCATAGTATTCATCTGTTTCGTAGGAATCGGAGCCATCGCAAAGCTCAGCTTCGTATGGAACCTTTCCGACACCTTCAACGGCCTCATGGCTATCCCCAACCTTGTAGGCCTCCTGTTGCTGACTCCGGTTGTTGTTTCGGAAACCAAGAAATACTTTGCAAGACAGGAAGAAAAATCCGCAAGTATGGAAACCTCCACCGCTACTGAAAACGAAAAGTAG
- the alr gene encoding alanine racemase: MNNPKTFAPIWAEVDLSAISHNFSEVQRLVNKQSKIMAVVKADAYGHGLTKVADCLNKAGADYFAVARLDEAVALRNHGIEKPILILGYTPPEAATELLKHKVIQTVFSSEYAKDLNEKLNQTNKTLKVHIKIDTGMGRLGLVDEFNDGAVLESISTINRLPNLETEGVYTHFAASDEADKTSALEQLKQFKNILAGIERRGISIPLKHAANSAAIIDLPESYFDMVRPGIMLYGLYPSNGVHQQNAELRPAMQIKARIAQTKEVPAGFRISYGHTYTTPNATKLATIPLGYADGYRRQLSSAGKVLVHGQHASIVGRVCMDQSVIDVGKIENVEAGDEVVIIGRQEQAEISAERMACELGTINYEIVSTLMARVPRIFKDS; encoded by the coding sequence ATGAATAACCCCAAAACTTTCGCCCCCATCTGGGCAGAAGTGGACCTGTCCGCGATCAGCCATAACTTCAGTGAGGTTCAACGGCTGGTAAACAAGCAGTCAAAGATAATGGCTGTTGTAAAAGCTGATGCATACGGACACGGGCTCACAAAGGTAGCGGACTGTTTAAACAAAGCCGGAGCCGACTATTTTGCAGTAGCGCGCTTGGATGAAGCTGTAGCACTTCGCAATCACGGCATTGAAAAGCCGATTCTGATCCTCGGCTACACTCCCCCCGAGGCTGCAACAGAACTGCTCAAACACAAGGTCATTCAAACAGTATTTTCAAGTGAATATGCCAAAGATTTAAACGAAAAACTCAACCAGACAAACAAGACATTAAAAGTTCACATTAAAATCGACACCGGAATGGGCCGGTTAGGTCTTGTTGACGAATTCAATGACGGAGCAGTGCTGGAATCCATCAGCACAATCAATCGCCTTCCCAATCTGGAAACAGAGGGTGTTTATACTCATTTCGCAGCGAGTGATGAAGCGGACAAAACCAGTGCGCTTGAACAACTGAAACAGTTCAAAAACATTCTCGCTGGCATTGAACGCAGAGGGATCAGCATCCCCCTCAAGCATGCAGCCAACAGTGCCGCAATTATTGATCTCCCGGAATCATACTTTGATATGGTCCGCCCCGGAATAATGCTTTACGGCCTTTATCCCTCAAACGGAGTCCACCAGCAGAATGCCGAACTAAGGCCGGCCATGCAGATAAAAGCCCGTATTGCACAAACAAAAGAAGTCCCTGCCGGATTCAGGATCAGCTACGGGCACACCTACACCACCCCGAATGCAACTAAACTGGCTACAATTCCGCTCGGATATGCGGACGGCTATAGAAGGCAACTCTCGTCAGCAGGTAAAGTACTGGTCCACGGACAGCATGCATCGATAGTTGGAAGGGTCTGCATGGATCAAAGCGTCATTGATGTAGGGAAAATCGAGAATGTTGAGGCCGGAGATGAAGTGGTCATCATCGGCAGACAGGAACAGGCTGAAATTTCGGCAGAAAGGATGGCCTGCGAACTAGGAACAATCAATTATGAGATTGTTTCCACACTTATGGCCAGAGTTCCGAGGATTTTTAAGGACTCGTAA
- a CDS encoding ABC transporter permease: MIRSLPRSKAYNWSFNCFIILYFVFLFAPLVVTCVLAFNNSDFPSLPWKGFTLDWFLSSGPERIGLFHDDQNLRSILTSFQTAFFVSILSVIVGTCASFLFEKEEFRFKGLLYFLMLAPLVIPGVILGISLLLASNTAGTYFDETFGLDFEVFRPSFWLVVLGQFSFITTFVTLVVSARLRKFDHSLEEAALNLGASQLGVIWHITLKFLRPAIIGAGAVAFLMSFENFNTTLFLVGSEPTLPINLYLQVRDGSTPVINAVSLMLIVGTSLLALCNLYFSKREE; encoded by the coding sequence ATGATTCGTTCTCTGCCGCGCAGCAAGGCTTACAATTGGTCATTCAATTGTTTCATCATTTTGTATTTTGTCTTTTTATTTGCCCCGCTGGTGGTTACCTGCGTGCTGGCCTTCAACAATTCAGATTTTCCTTCCCTGCCATGGAAGGGTTTTACTTTGGACTGGTTCCTTTCCAGCGGACCGGAGCGGATAGGGCTGTTTCATGATGATCAGAACCTGCGCTCTATTCTGACAAGTTTTCAGACCGCGTTTTTTGTTTCAATATTGAGCGTTATCGTGGGAACCTGTGCGAGTTTTCTTTTTGAGAAGGAAGAGTTCCGCTTTAAAGGATTGCTCTACTTTTTGATGCTGGCTCCTTTGGTTATCCCGGGTGTAATTCTCGGTATCTCCCTACTGCTGGCATCAAATACCGCCGGAACTTACTTTGATGAAACTTTCGGGCTTGATTTTGAGGTTTTCCGGCCCAGTTTCTGGTTGGTGGTACTGGGGCAGTTTTCCTTCATAACCACATTTGTAACTCTCGTGGTTTCAGCTCGGTTGCGTAAATTCGACCATTCCCTTGAAGAAGCGGCTTTGAATCTGGGCGCGAGTCAGTTGGGGGTAATCTGGCATATAACCTTGAAGTTCCTGCGTCCGGCTATCATCGGTGCGGGGGCGGTGGCCTTTCTGATGAGCTTCGAGAACTTCAACACCACTCTTTTTCTGGTCGGTTCAGAGCCCACGCTCCCGATTAACCTGTATTTGCAGGTAAGGGATGGAAGTACTCCGGTTATCAATGCGGTTTCGCTGATGCTGATTGTGGGAACTTCACTGCTGGCTCTCTGCAATCTCTACTTTTCCAAGCGGGAAGAGTAG
- a CDS encoding ABC transporter permease, which yields MTRSRMVFWIFFAPVIMWLFLLIVLPLCDLLTMSFRGENDYGDMVWTLQNYINFFDEPVYWLTFVRTCLYAIVTTFIVFLLSMPVSFYIAKLARTRVQGALMIMLLLPFWVSELVRIYGWMILLRESGVLNFFMLKIGLINKPIEMLYNDATMIMGLVYTSMLFMVVPLVSVMDSLDDSLIEAAHDLGAGKWTIWRTIIIPHCKPGITSGSIVVFMLVLGNYLTPNLMGGKNSLWFTEQIYNQFIASFNWNQGSAFGFLLLILSSLIIWTGLKLTRQKLGEVAS from the coding sequence ATGACCCGCTCGAGAATGGTTTTCTGGATATTTTTTGCTCCGGTAATCATGTGGCTCTTTTTGCTGATCGTGTTGCCTCTTTGCGACCTGCTGACCATGAGCTTCAGGGGTGAAAATGATTATGGCGACATGGTTTGGACTTTGCAAAACTACATCAATTTTTTTGATGAACCTGTCTATTGGCTTACTTTTGTGCGTACCTGTCTTTATGCCATAGTGACCACCTTCATTGTTTTTCTGCTCTCAATGCCTGTTTCCTTTTATATCGCCAAGCTGGCACGGACGCGGGTGCAGGGCGCACTGATGATCATGCTCTTGCTGCCCTTCTGGGTTAGTGAACTGGTCCGTATTTACGGCTGGATGATCCTTTTGCGTGAGTCCGGGGTGCTCAACTTTTTCATGCTCAAAATCGGGTTGATCAATAAGCCTATCGAGATGCTTTACAACGATGCGACAATGATCATGGGGCTGGTTTATACCTCTATGCTGTTCATGGTTGTGCCTCTGGTGTCGGTTATGGATAGCCTTGACGACAGCCTTATCGAAGCTGCTCACGATCTGGGGGCAGGGAAGTGGACAATCTGGCGGACCATCATCATTCCTCACTGCAAACCGGGGATCACTTCCGGTTCCATTGTGGTCTTTATGCTTGTGCTCGGTAACTACCTGACCCCGAATCTTATGGGCGGTAAGAATTCCCTGTGGTTCACGGAGCAGATCTACAATCAGTTTATCGCCAGTTTCAACTGGAATCAGGGTTCGGCCTTCGGTTTTCTGCTGCTGATCTTGAGTTCATTGATTATCTGGACCGGGCTTAAACTTACCCGCCAGAAACTCGGGGAGGTGGCATCATGA
- a CDS encoding ABC transporter ATP-binding protein translates to MINDLSVSDMVKKFGNFTAVDGVSFDVPAGSFFSILGPSGCGKTTLLRMIAGFEEPTSGDIEIRGGSMLGVPPNKRPVNLVFQHLALFPMMNVAENIAFGLKRRGVGAAEIKKKTETILERVGLPGYGEKQINQLSGGQKQRVAIARCLVLEPSVLLLDEPLGALDLKLREQMKVELKKLQAKVGTTFIYITHDQSEALVMSDRVAVMNKGRFEQVGSPQELYGKPATPFVAQFVGDNNKWSGKVVESDSEKVILLTDEGYTFQTKPHGACVSGGRADLFLRPEAMLIEPKDRTGLNVFEVTVKSILFDGANSRLLTVTKEDHELIVSLPQNRRFDHIEPGNEISVGWHPDSGICFGAEE, encoded by the coding sequence TCTTTCTGTTTCTGATATGGTGAAAAAATTCGGCAATTTTACTGCCGTGGACGGTGTTTCCTTTGATGTTCCTGCCGGATCTTTTTTTTCAATTCTCGGGCCTTCCGGATGTGGCAAGACTACATTGCTGCGTATGATCGCCGGATTTGAGGAGCCGACTTCCGGGGATATTGAAATCCGGGGCGGAAGTATGCTTGGCGTGCCTCCCAACAAACGTCCTGTGAATCTTGTTTTTCAGCATCTGGCTTTGTTTCCCATGATGAATGTTGCCGAGAATATTGCCTTCGGGCTGAAGAGACGCGGGGTGGGAGCTGCGGAGATTAAAAAGAAAACCGAAACCATTCTGGAACGGGTCGGCCTGCCCGGTTACGGAGAGAAGCAGATTAACCAGCTTTCAGGTGGTCAGAAGCAGAGAGTGGCAATTGCCCGCTGTCTGGTGCTGGAACCTTCGGTATTGCTCCTTGATGAACCCCTGGGGGCGTTGGATTTGAAGCTGCGGGAACAGATGAAAGTGGAATTAAAGAAACTTCAGGCTAAGGTGGGCACAACTTTTATCTATATCACTCACGATCAGTCCGAAGCCTTGGTTATGTCCGATCGGGTAGCGGTAATGAATAAAGGGCGCTTCGAACAGGTCGGCAGCCCGCAGGAGCTTTATGGAAAACCGGCTACTCCATTCGTTGCTCAGTTTGTTGGGGACAATAATAAATGGAGCGGCAAGGTTGTTGAAAGTGATTCTGAGAAAGTCATTCTCCTTACTGATGAAGGATATACTTTTCAGACCAAGCCGCACGGAGCTTGTGTCAGTGGCGGAAGGGCCGACCTCTTTCTGCGTCCAGAGGCCATGCTTATTGAGCCGAAGGACCGCACGGGTTTAAATGTATTTGAAGTCACAGTGAAGAGCATTCTTTTTGATGGAGCCAACAGCCGCTTGCTTACTGTAACAAAAGAGGATCACGAACTTATTGTCAGCTTGCCCCAGAACCGCCGATTTGATCATATTGAACCGGGCAATGAAATTTCCGTGGGCTGGCATCCTGATTCCGGTATCTGTTTCGGGGCGGAGGAATAA